The Changchengzhania lutea genomic sequence TGTTATAACTTAATTCGTCATGTATCCAAAGACCAATCATAATCGTTGCTGCCATTCCAATAGCAAGACCTGAAATATTAATTAAGGAATACACCTTATTCTTTATAAGATTCCGAAAGGCTACTTTTAGATAGTTTTTAAACATGATTGGTGATTTTTGATTGTTCGTTTTTTGATTGATGAAATGATTGATGTCTACATTAAAATATTTTCGGTTACTTTTTGACCATCAAGCATTCTAATAATGCGATGGCTATATTTGGCATCGTGTTCACTATGTGTTACCATAATTATGGTGGTTCCTGCTTCGTTTAAATCAATGAGCAAGTCCATAACTTCATTACCGTTCGTACTGTCTAGATTTCCAGTTGGCTCATCAGCTAAAATTAATTTTGGGTTATTAACCACAGCTCTTGCTACGGCAACACGTTGTTGTTGACCACCAGATAATTGTTGTGGAAAATGATTGCGTCTGTGCATGATTTGCATTTTCTCTAAAACCGCTTCCACTTGAACTTTTCGTTCAGCAGGTTTAACGCCGGTGTATATTAATGGCAATTCAACATTCTCAAAAACCGTAAGCTCGTCTATAAGATTAAAACTTTGGAAAACGAAACCTACATTATGCTTACGTAGTTCAGAACGTTTACGTTCCTTATACCCAGAAACTTCTTCGCCATTAAATTTGAAGCTGCCACCATCAGAATCATCCAATAGGCCAAGAATATTTAGTAAAGTCGATTTTCCACAGCCTGATGGTCCCATAATGGCAACGAATTCCCCTTGTTTCACTTCAAAGGATAATTTGTTTAAGGCAATGGTTTGAACTTCTTCGGTTCGGTAAAATTTTTCTAAATCGGTAATTTGTATCATGATGTTCGTTTTTTGATTGACTTTTTTATTTTAATATTAATTCTTGGGTATCTCCATAGCTGTCATAGCTAGATGTAATGACTTTATCACCAGGATTTAATCCGTCAAGAACTTCATAGTATTCTGTATTCTGACTTCCTAATCTGATGTTTACTTTATAGGCTGAACTGCCGTCTTCACTAACTTTAAAAATCCAATTGCCACCTGTTTTTTGAAAAAACCCGCCTTTAGAAACTAATAAGGCCTCCTTTTCGGCGCTCAATGCCACACGAATTTGAAGATTTTGACCACGACGAATACCTTCTGGCACGTCGCCTTCAAATTGCATATCTACTTGGAAACGGCCATTGGTTACTTGTGTAAACACTTTTTTAATGGTCAACGTGAATTGCTTATTATTAAATGTAAAAGTTCCCGTTTGTCCATTATAAATTCTGGAAATATAATGCTCGTCAATATCCACACGAACTTTAAAACCACTCAAAACGTCTATCTGTCCTAAGCGTTCGCCCTTATTTTTAGATTGTCCAATTTCAGCATCTAAAGAGGTTAACTGTCCATCAACCGGTGCTCTTACAACGAGATCCCCTACCTTTTTTTGCATCAATTTTAATGCGCTTTGGGTTCTTATATAAGAACTCTGGGCTTGGTTAAACTCTTGTTTGGTTGAAACAGAATCTTGACTCAACACTTTTTTAGACAATTCCATACGTTCCTTTTGGTAGTTGTAATTGTTTTCAGAAGACTCAAAATCTTGACGACCTATAGCATCTTTTTCATAAAGACGTTTATTTAAATTATAAATACGTTTCGCTTCAATTAGGCTGTTTTCAACGTCTGTAAATTGATTACGTCTATTAATGGTATTTTGTCTAGCTGCATTTTGAGAAATTTGCATTTGCGTCAACAGGTTGTAAACCGATGTTTCTTGATTGATTAGACTTAACTCCAAATCGGTGTTTGATAATCGTAAAATAGGCTCTCCTTTTTTCATGATGGCGCCATCTTCCACAAATTTTTCTTCCACACGACCCCCTTCTAAAGCATCTAGATAAATAGTTGTAATGGGTAATACAATACCGTTTACAGGAATGTTTTCTTGAAATATGGCATTGGTAATGGTGTTGATTGAAATACGCTCTTTTTCAACATTCAGTTTTGAACCACCACTTGTAGATAATATCACAAATATTATTAACGCTATGATGGCCAACCCACCTCCAAATAGCAGGATTTTTTGTTTTGAAAATTGTTTCTTTTGAATTGGAACGTCCATATTTGGTTTTTTGATTACTAATTATATAGTGAAGATGATGCCAAAGGCTTAATACACTATAAATCAATTCATAAGACAATTATGCAACATGATCAAGTGTCCGATTTTGATACACTCATGTCCGAATCTGATACAGTTTTTTACAACCTATATATTTTAGAATGCTTGCTTTTATAAGCTGAATATAAAGTTGTAATATTGTATTAATGGTTTTAAAAGATGCTTCCATATTAGTTATAGATGACGACTTCGATGTGTTGACCGCACTACGACTTTTATTAAAACCTCTAGTTAAGGAAGTCGTTATTGAAAAGAATCCGAGCAATATTAATTTTCAAATAGAGAATAATAAATTTGATATTATTATTCTGGACATGAACTTTAATGGTTTGGTTAATACTGGCAACGAAGGCATCTTTTGGCTGAATAAAATAAAAGACAAACAACCTGAAATAGCAGTTATTTTAATTACGGCTTATGCGGATATTGATTTAGCCATTAGAGGCTTAAAAGAAGGTGCTTCAGATTTTTTAGTCAAACCTTGGAAAAATGAAAAAATAGTTGGCAGCATTAAGTCTTTAATGGAGGCAAAGAAATCTGATACAAAGCGGAAGAAACCTATATTGTTAGAGCATTCTGAAATCATTGGGCAAAGTGATGCCATGAATGACGTTTTTCTAAAACTTAAAAAAATTGCGCCTACAGATGCCAATGTGTTAATTCTAGGTGAAAACGGAACAGGTAAGGATTTAATAGCAAAAGCCCTTCACGAAAACTCAAACCGAAGTGATAAACCGTTTGTAAAAGTGGATGTTGGTTCTTTAACGGCGTCGCTTTTTGAGAGTGAATTATTTGGCTATAAAAAAGGTGCTTTTACCGATGCGCGAGAAGACCGAAAAGGGCGTTTTGAAGCTGCTCATGGCGGTACGCTTTTTTTAGATGAAATAGGCAATATTAGTTTGGGTCAGCAAGTGCGATTATTAACCGTTTTACAAAATAGACAGGTAACACCATTGGGCTCAAATGAATCCATTCCAATAGATATTCGCCTGATTTGTGCGACTAATATTGAACCCAAAGTATTAGCAGACGAAAAGAAATTTAGAAAAGATTTAATCTATAGAATTAATACGGTCGATATCATCATTCCTCCGTTAAGGGATCGCGACAACGATGTCACTTTATTATCAAAACATTTTATTTCAGTTTATGCCGATAAGTATAACAAAAGTCCTTTTTCACTACATACTGGCTTTATTTCTAAACTTAAAAACCATCCGTTTCCGGGCAATGTTAGAGAACTTCAATATGTTTTGGAACGCGCTGTGATTATGACAGATGGACATATGCTAAAACCAGAAGATCTGGTGTTTTCGTCTATCGAGCGATCAACGCGTGTTAATAAAGCAACAACTACTAATTTAGACGACCTTGAGAAACAAGCTATTATCCATGTTTTAGAAAAGAACAAAGGCAATGTTTCCAAATCAGCCAAAGATTTGGGAATAACAAGAGCCGCTTTATATAGAAGATTAGAAAAATATGGACTATAAAAGTTACATTTTCCGATTATTCTTTCGGATTATCCTTCTCACAGCTGCTTTAATAGGCTTGACTTACCTCATATATTTAAAGAAAACGGCATACGCTACCGTTCTCATTTTCTTCATACTTTATCTGATTTTTAACACCTATAGCTTTGTAAAAAGACGTTTTGTAGCCATGGACGATTTTTTTGAGGCTGTGAAGTATCGTGATTTTTCCCGATGGTTTCCTGAGGACCGCGGTCCAAAAGACATTCGGTTTCTGTATACAGGGTTCAATGAAATAAACAGAACCATAAAAGAAATCAATTCCCAAAATGAAGCACAATACGTCTATCTTCAGAAGATTTTAGAAATGGTAGATATTGGTATTATTTCGTATAATCTGGAAACAGGAGATGTCTTATGGTCAAACGATTCATTCTGTGAAACATTAGATGTGCCATCGTTTAAAAATGTGCGCTTTATAGAAAGTAGAAAACCAGAATTATATAACACCATTTTTGAAACCTACCATAGAGAACCAAACTCTATTACTATTGCCTTGCAAAATGATAAGATTAAAGTGTTGATTTCAGATACGGTATTTCAAGTGGATGACGATGCGTTTAAACTTATTGTTGTTCAAAATATTGATGATACTCTAAACAAAAATGAATCGGAAGCCTGGAAAAAACTATTAAGTGTCATGACACATGAAATCATGAATTCTATTGCCCCCATTTCATCCTTAGCAGAAACGCTTCAACGAAATGTAGAACTCGCATTGAATCATCCATCAGAAAATGAACTAGAATTGGAAGATCTTAATTATGGTATAAAAACGATTAAAAACAGAAGCGAAGGCTTGTTAAAGTTTGCTAAGACCTATCGTAGTTTGAGTAAAGTCACACATTTAAATTTAAATAGAGTAAAGGTATCAGACTTGTTCAAGAATATTCAGTTATTGATGGAACCATCTATTAAAGCTAAAAATATTGCCGTTGACTTTAGCTTGAGTTCTAAAAAAATGGCATTGGATATTGATGCGCACCTTGTAGAACAAGTTTTAATAAATTTGATTTTGAACGCTGTAGATGCTTGCATAAATCAACCGAATCCCCATATAAAAGTGATGGCCGAAAAAATGCCAAATCGAGATATTGTCATCAAAGTTTATGATAATGGGTCTGGTATTCCTCAAGATATCATGGAAAATATTTTTGTGCCTTTTTTTACTAGTAAAGCTACCGGTAGTGGTATTGGCTTAAGTCTATGCAAACAAATCATGCTACTTCATAAAGGTAAGATTTTGGTAAATAGTATAGAAGGCGAAGGCTCTGTGTTTAGTCTGGTTTTCTAAATTTTTTCAATAGTCTTTCATTGTAAACCTCTATTAATTCTTCTTTTTAAATCTATATCTATTCATTATCTTTAGTCAAAAATTTAAATAAATGACTAACTTCAAAAAACTCTACACTACTCTTTTTCTTTTTTTTCTTATCATTTCCATTAACGCTCAAAAAGAAGCTGACACGAAAGTGGATTCTACGCTTTCTGGTTTAAAATTTAGAAGTATTGGTCCTGCAT encodes the following:
- a CDS encoding ABC transporter ATP-binding protein, which codes for MIQITDLEKFYRTEEVQTIALNKLSFEVKQGEFVAIMGPSGCGKSTLLNILGLLDDSDGGSFKFNGEEVSGYKERKRSELRKHNVGFVFQSFNLIDELTVFENVELPLIYTGVKPAERKVQVEAVLEKMQIMHRRNHFPQQLSGGQQQRVAVARAVVNNPKLILADEPTGNLDSTNGNEVMDLLIDLNEAGTTIIMVTHSEHDAKYSHRIIRMLDGQKVTENILM
- a CDS encoding efflux RND transporter periplasmic adaptor subunit, giving the protein MDVPIQKKQFSKQKILLFGGGLAIIALIIFVILSTSGGSKLNVEKERISINTITNAIFQENIPVNGIVLPITTIYLDALEGGRVEEKFVEDGAIMKKGEPILRLSNTDLELSLINQETSVYNLLTQMQISQNAARQNTINRRNQFTDVENSLIEAKRIYNLNKRLYEKDAIGRQDFESSENNYNYQKERMELSKKVLSQDSVSTKQEFNQAQSSYIRTQSALKLMQKKVGDLVVRAPVDGQLTSLDAEIGQSKNKGERLGQIDVLSGFKVRVDIDEHYISRIYNGQTGTFTFNNKQFTLTIKKVFTQVTNGRFQVDMQFEGDVPEGIRRGQNLQIRVALSAEKEALLVSKGGFFQKTGGNWIFKVSEDGSSAYKVNIRLGSQNTEYYEVLDGLNPGDKVITSSYDSYGDTQELILK
- a CDS encoding sigma-54-dependent transcriptional regulator codes for the protein MVLKDASILVIDDDFDVLTALRLLLKPLVKEVVIEKNPSNINFQIENNKFDIIILDMNFNGLVNTGNEGIFWLNKIKDKQPEIAVILITAYADIDLAIRGLKEGASDFLVKPWKNEKIVGSIKSLMEAKKSDTKRKKPILLEHSEIIGQSDAMNDVFLKLKKIAPTDANVLILGENGTGKDLIAKALHENSNRSDKPFVKVDVGSLTASLFESELFGYKKGAFTDAREDRKGRFEAAHGGTLFLDEIGNISLGQQVRLLTVLQNRQVTPLGSNESIPIDIRLICATNIEPKVLADEKKFRKDLIYRINTVDIIIPPLRDRDNDVTLLSKHFISVYADKYNKSPFSLHTGFISKLKNHPFPGNVRELQYVLERAVIMTDGHMLKPEDLVFSSIERSTRVNKATTTNLDDLEKQAIIHVLEKNKGNVSKSAKDLGITRAALYRRLEKYGL
- a CDS encoding sensor histidine kinase — protein: MDYKSYIFRLFFRIILLTAALIGLTYLIYLKKTAYATVLIFFILYLIFNTYSFVKRRFVAMDDFFEAVKYRDFSRWFPEDRGPKDIRFLYTGFNEINRTIKEINSQNEAQYVYLQKILEMVDIGIISYNLETGDVLWSNDSFCETLDVPSFKNVRFIESRKPELYNTIFETYHREPNSITIALQNDKIKVLISDTVFQVDDDAFKLIVVQNIDDTLNKNESEAWKKLLSVMTHEIMNSIAPISSLAETLQRNVELALNHPSENELELEDLNYGIKTIKNRSEGLLKFAKTYRSLSKVTHLNLNRVKVSDLFKNIQLLMEPSIKAKNIAVDFSLSSKKMALDIDAHLVEQVLINLILNAVDACINQPNPHIKVMAEKMPNRDIVIKVYDNGSGIPQDIMENIFVPFFTSKATGSGIGLSLCKQIMLLHKGKILVNSIEGEGSVFSLVF